One Strigops habroptila isolate Jane chromosome 19, bStrHab1.2.pri, whole genome shotgun sequence genomic window carries:
- the CDK5RAP3 gene encoding CDK5 regulatory subunit-associated protein 3 has translation MQVSPQDYQNVPIDIQTGKLLDWLVDRRHCNLKWQSQVLAIREKINAAIQDMPENQEIKQLLDGAYLHYFHCLRIVEILKGTEASTKNLFGRYSSQRMKDWQEIVSLYEKENTYLAELASLLVRSISYEIPSLRKQISRCQQAQQDFIRREEECQLGAAELRERFSSSCKQYGITGDNVRQELLALVKDLPSLLCEVAAGASALTEAIELYQACVEFVCESPAELVVPLLRYVGRRGNTTVYEWRTGLQPLRVERPELQEVPEQPKEDTIDWGDFTLEPATVGDGAAADGAAQSEEIDWGITIQPSPQQDDGIDWGDGESQEAQITVVEAGTEVPEGVACGPDALTLLENTETRSQFIDELMELELFLSQRLEEMEEEADIVAMTQFQLAPAVLQGQTSAHVSSLLATTRALLGQLCTRSMQHLFMILASPRYVDRVSELLRQKLKQAELLLAKKELMGQKRREALAEQGALEPKLDRLMERTKELQKLIEADVSKRYHGRPVNLMGISL, from the exons ATGCAG GTCTCTCCCCAGGACTACCAGAACGTGCCCATCGACATCCAGACCGGGAAGCTCCTGG ACTGGCTGGTGGACAGGAGACACTGCAACCTGAAATGGCAGAGCCAGGTCCTGGCCATCCGCGAGAAGATCAACGCGGCCATCCAAGACATGCCGGAGAACCAGGAGATAAAGCAGCTGCTGGATGGGGCCT ACCTGCACTACTTCCACTGCCTGAGGATCGTGGAGATCCTCAAGGGCACTGAGGCCTCCACCAAGAACCTCTTTGGGCGCTACTCGTCCCAGCGCATGAAA gaCTGGCAGGAGATCGTATCCCTCTATGAGAAGGAGAACACCTACCTGG CCGAGCTTGCCAGCCTCCTGGTGCGCAGCATCAGCTACGAGATCCCGTCGCTGCGGAAGCAGATCAGCCGGTGCCAGCAGGCGCAGCAGGACTTCATCCGCCGTGAGGAGGAATGTCAGCTGGGAGCAGCGGAGCTGCGGGAGcgcttctcctcctcctgcaagcAGTACGGCATCACC GGTGACAACGTGcgccaggagctgctggcctTGGTGAAGGACCTGCCGTCGCTGCTGTGTGAGGTCGCAGCAGGAGCCAGCGCGCTCACCGAGGCCATCGAGCTGTACCAGGCCTGTGTGGAGTTTGTGTGCGagag ccctgcagagctggtggtgcCTTTGCTGCGGTACGTGGGGAGAAGAGGCAACACCACCGTGTACGAGTGGAGGACGGGGCTGCAGCCGCTGCGCGTGGAGCGGCCggagctgcaggaggtgccAGAGCAGCCCAAGGAGGACACG ATCGACTGGGGAGACTTCACGCTGGAGCCAGCCACGGTGGGTGATGGCGCTGCTGCCGATGGGGCAGCCCAGAGCGAGGAGATTGACTGGGGCATCACCATCCAGCCCAGTCCTCAG CAGGATGATGGCATTGACTGGGGAGATGGGGAGAGCCAGGAGGCGCAGATCACGGTGGTGGAGGCCGGCACTGAGG tGCCCGAGGGAGTTGCCTGTGGCCCCGATGCCCTGACGCTCCTGGAAAACACTGAGACCCGGAGCCAGTTCATCGATGAGCTCATGGAG CTGGAGCTGTTCCTGTCCCAGCGcctggaggagatggaggaagagGCCGACATCGTGGCCATGACCCAGTTCCAACTGGCCCCCGCTGTCCTCCAAGGCCAAACCAGCGCCCATGTGAGCTCCCTGCTGGCCACCACGCGGGCTCTGCTGGGCCAGCTCTGCACCCGCAGCATGCAGCACCTCTTCATGATCCTCGCATCGCCCAG GTACGTGGATCGTGTCAGTGAGCTGCTGCGGCAGAAGCTGAAGCAGgcggagctgctgctggccaagaAGGAGCTGATGGGCCAGAAGCGGCGGGAGGCCCTGGCGGAGCAGGGGGCCCTCGAGCCCAAGCTGGACCGGCTGATGGAGAGGACCaaggagctgcagaagctg ATCGAAGCCGATGTCTCCAAGCGCTACCATGGGCGGCCAGTGAACCTGATGGGCATCTCCCTGTGA